A stretch of Microtus pennsylvanicus isolate mMicPen1 chromosome 5, mMicPen1.hap1, whole genome shotgun sequence DNA encodes these proteins:
- the Eri2 gene encoding ERI1 exoribonuclease 2 isoform X1: MATKRLARRLGLIRRKSVAPASGNPGRSRFKQVYDYLIVIDFESTCWKDGKQHRSPEIIEFPAVLLSTATGEIESEFHAYVQPQEHPVLSEFCTELTGIKQVQVDEGVPLKICLSQFCKWIQKIQQQKKIIFAPGDSEPSPSEVKLCAFVTWSDWDLGVCLEYECRRKQLLKPRFLNSWIDLRATYKLFYKRKPKGLNGALQEVGIEFSGREHSGLDDSRNTALLAWKMIRDGCLMKITRSLNKVLTKRNPKILVRNLGTDQAEETSACNTNIEGPSVHQKEPKSTVNTQENAQMNLVSVNSSIKDQLQLKTKSGLHNIKCGLTSSTSKPSTSVKQLCSPTLNPPLFMQKQRISEQFAPNDTSRSSALNSNLVLVSTTIPSVNVVSDEEVGSTVDCLPMLTEWEDVVLLPASQAEQDKDCVPHVSNTNVETSFNSGERSIVLEEPETLSYENFDDLKETPQNFETPKSIVYKSPHSTVYNVKEAKHPSSDASAFKLPKCKPFTINSLNANASHPSVLRKQPLLLGGTKRNSSSPPAFPRAKKQTFSIHDEKSASSTCSPGTSSRKVLSSVLTSTVNLQEPWESGKMTPPLCKCGRRSKRLVVSNNGPNHGKAFYCCPVGKFQEDKKCCSYFKWEQTLQKERANSRALSCSSGLTFSSPETSHIHDRNLSFPIKNSLRLRPSMRN, translated from the exons ATGGCGACCAAGCGGCTGGCGCG GCGGCTTGGATTAATTAGGAGAAAGTCAGTTGCCCCAGCAAGTGGGAATCCAGGAAGAAGCAGATTCA AACAGGTGTATGACTACTTAATTGTCATTGATTTTGAGTCCACATGCTGGAAAGATGGGAAACAACACAGGAGTCCTGAAATAA TTGAATTTCCAGCAGTTTTATTGAGTACGGCAACTGGAGAGATTGAATCTGAGTTCCATGCTTATGTTCAGCCTCAGGAGCATCCAGTTCTTTCTGAATTTTGCACAGAACTGACAGGGATAAAGCAG GTTCAAGTTGATGAAGGAGTCCCTCTGAAGATTTGCTTATCTCAGTTCTGTAAATGGATTCAAAAGATTcagcagcagaagaaaatcatttttgCTCCTGGGGATTCGGAGCCTTCTCCTTCTGAAGTAAAATTGTGTGCTTTTGTTACCTGGTCAG ACTGGGACTTGGGGGTTTGCCTAGAATATGAGTGTAGAAGAAAGCAGCTGCTAAAACCCAGGTTCCTGAATTCTTGGATTGATCTCAGAGCAACTTATAAG cTTTTTTATAAGCGAAAACCCAAAGGACTAAATGGTGCGTTGCAGGAAGTGGGAATAGAATTTTCAGGACGAGAACATTCTG GCTTAGATGATTCTCGGAACACTGCTCTTCTTGCTTGGAAAATGATCAGGGATGGTTGCCTAATGAAAATTACCAGGTCCTTGAACAAG GTTCTCACTAAGAGGAATCCCAAGATTTTGGTCAGAAATTTGGGCACAGATCAAGCTGAAGAAACATCTGCTTGCAACACTAACATCGAGGGTCCCAGTGTACATCAAAAGGAGCCCAAAAGTACAGTAAATACCCAGGAAAATGCTCAAATGAATTTAGTTTCTGTGAATTCCTCTATAAAGGACCAGTTACAGCTAAAGACCAAATCAGGTCTTCACAATATCAAATGTGGCTTAACTTCTTCCACTTCTAAGCCCTCGACCTCTGTGAAACAACTGTGTTCTCCCACCTTGAATCCACCTCTCTTTATGCAGAAGCAAAGAATAAGTGAACAGTTTGCACCGAATGACACTTCAAGGTCCTCGGCACTTAACTCCAACTTGGTACTTGTGTCTACGACCATTCCATCTGTTAATGTTGTTTCTGATGAAGAAGTGGGTTCTACTGTTGACTGTTTACCTATGTTGACTGAGTGGGAAGATGTAGTTTTACTGCCAGCATCTCAGGCTGAACAAGATAAAGATTGTGTGCCTCATGTTAGTAACACAAATGTAGAGACTTCATTTAATTCTGGAGAGAGATCAATAGTTTTAGAAGAACCAGAAACCCTTAGTTATGAAAACTTTGATGATCTCAAGGAAACTCCTCAAAACTTTGAGACACCTAAATCTATTGTGTATAAGAGTCCTCACAGTACTGTCTATAATGTAAAAGAAGCCAAACATCCAAGTTCAGATGCTTCTGCTTTTAAATTGCCCAAATGCAAACCATTTACCATCAACAGTCTTAATGCCAATGCCTCACATCCTTCGGTTTTGAGGAAACAACCTCTTCTTTTAGGTGGTACTAAAAGGAATTCATCTAGTCCCCCAGCTTTCCCACGAGCCAAAAAGCAGACCTTCAGTATTCATGATGAAAAGTCTGCATCATCTACATGCTCCCCAGGAACTTCTTCCCGGAAAGTTCTTTCCTCTGTATTGACATCCACAGTTAACCTACAAGAGCCTTGGGAGAGCGGGAAGATGACACCTCCCTTATGCAAGTGTGGCAGAAGGTCTAAGCGGCTTGTTGTTTCCAATAATGGGCCAAACCATGGGAAAGCCTTCTACTGTTGCCCTGTTGGGAAGTTCCAAGAAGACAAAAAATGTTGCAGTTATTTTAAATGGGAACAAACACTTCAAAAGGAAAGAGCCAATAGCAGAGCTCTGTCTTGTTCCTCAGGACTCACTTTCAGCTCTCCAGAAACAAGTCATATTCATGATAGAAATTTAAGTTTTCCTATTAAAAATTCTTTACGACTCAGACCTTCAATGAGAAATTGA
- the Eri2 gene encoding ERI1 exoribonuclease 2 isoform X3, which produces MIRDGCLMKITRSLNKVLTKRNPKILVRNLGTDQAEETSACNTNIEGPSVHQKEPKSTVNTQENAQMNLVSVNSSIKDQLQLKTKSGLHNIKCGLTSSTSKPSTSVKQLCSPTLNPPLFMQKQRISEQFAPNDTSRSSALNSNLVLVSTTIPSVNVVSDEEVGSTVDCLPMLTEWEDVVLLPASQAEQDKDCVPHVSNTNVETSFNSGERSIVLEEPETLSYENFDDLKETPQNFETPKSIVYKSPHSTVYNVKEAKHPSSDASAFKLPKCKPFTINSLNANASHPSVLRKQPLLLGGTKRNSSSPPAFPRAKKQTFSIHDEKSASSTCSPGTSSRKVLSSVLTSTVNLQEPWESGKMTPPLCKCGRRSKRLVVSNNGPNHGKAFYCCPVGKFQEDKKCCSYFKWEQTLQKERANSRALSCSSGLTFSSPETSHIHDRNLSFPIKNSLRLRPSMRN; this is translated from the exons ATGATCAGGGATGGTTGCCTAATGAAAATTACCAGGTCCTTGAACAAG GTTCTCACTAAGAGGAATCCCAAGATTTTGGTCAGAAATTTGGGCACAGATCAAGCTGAAGAAACATCTGCTTGCAACACTAACATCGAGGGTCCCAGTGTACATCAAAAGGAGCCCAAAAGTACAGTAAATACCCAGGAAAATGCTCAAATGAATTTAGTTTCTGTGAATTCCTCTATAAAGGACCAGTTACAGCTAAAGACCAAATCAGGTCTTCACAATATCAAATGTGGCTTAACTTCTTCCACTTCTAAGCCCTCGACCTCTGTGAAACAACTGTGTTCTCCCACCTTGAATCCACCTCTCTTTATGCAGAAGCAAAGAATAAGTGAACAGTTTGCACCGAATGACACTTCAAGGTCCTCGGCACTTAACTCCAACTTGGTACTTGTGTCTACGACCATTCCATCTGTTAATGTTGTTTCTGATGAAGAAGTGGGTTCTACTGTTGACTGTTTACCTATGTTGACTGAGTGGGAAGATGTAGTTTTACTGCCAGCATCTCAGGCTGAACAAGATAAAGATTGTGTGCCTCATGTTAGTAACACAAATGTAGAGACTTCATTTAATTCTGGAGAGAGATCAATAGTTTTAGAAGAACCAGAAACCCTTAGTTATGAAAACTTTGATGATCTCAAGGAAACTCCTCAAAACTTTGAGACACCTAAATCTATTGTGTATAAGAGTCCTCACAGTACTGTCTATAATGTAAAAGAAGCCAAACATCCAAGTTCAGATGCTTCTGCTTTTAAATTGCCCAAATGCAAACCATTTACCATCAACAGTCTTAATGCCAATGCCTCACATCCTTCGGTTTTGAGGAAACAACCTCTTCTTTTAGGTGGTACTAAAAGGAATTCATCTAGTCCCCCAGCTTTCCCACGAGCCAAAAAGCAGACCTTCAGTATTCATGATGAAAAGTCTGCATCATCTACATGCTCCCCAGGAACTTCTTCCCGGAAAGTTCTTTCCTCTGTATTGACATCCACAGTTAACCTACAAGAGCCTTGGGAGAGCGGGAAGATGACACCTCCCTTATGCAAGTGTGGCAGAAGGTCTAAGCGGCTTGTTGTTTCCAATAATGGGCCAAACCATGGGAAAGCCTTCTACTGTTGCCCTGTTGGGAAGTTCCAAGAAGACAAAAAATGTTGCAGTTATTTTAAATGGGAACAAACACTTCAAAAGGAAAGAGCCAATAGCAGAGCTCTGTCTTGTTCCTCAGGACTCACTTTCAGCTCTCCAGAAACAAGTCATATTCATGATAGAAATTTAAGTTTTCCTATTAAAAATTCTTTACGACTCAGACCTTCAATGAGAAATTGA
- the Eri2 gene encoding ERI1 exoribonuclease 2 isoform X2, which translates to MATKRLARRLGLIRRKSVAPASGNPGRSRFKQVYDYLIVIDFESTCWKDGKQHRSPEIIEFPAVLLSTATGEIESEFHAYVQPQEHPVLSEFCTELTGIKQVQVDEGVPLKICLSQFCKWIQKIQQQKKIIFAPGDSEPSPSEVKLCAFVTWSDWDLGVCLEYECRRKQLLKPRFLNSWIDLRATYKLFYKRKPKGLNGALQEVGIEFSGREHSGLDDSRNTALLAWKMIRDGCLMKITRSLNKDQLQLKTKSGLHNIKCGLTSSTSKPSTSVKQLCSPTLNPPLFMQKQRISEQFAPNDTSRSSALNSNLVLVSTTIPSVNVVSDEEVGSTVDCLPMLTEWEDVVLLPASQAEQDKDCVPHVSNTNVETSFNSGERSIVLEEPETLSYENFDDLKETPQNFETPKSIVYKSPHSTVYNVKEAKHPSSDASAFKLPKCKPFTINSLNANASHPSVLRKQPLLLGGTKRNSSSPPAFPRAKKQTFSIHDEKSASSTCSPGTSSRKVLSSVLTSTVNLQEPWESGKMTPPLCKCGRRSKRLVVSNNGPNHGKAFYCCPVGKFQEDKKCCSYFKWEQTLQKERANSRALSCSSGLTFSSPETSHIHDRNLSFPIKNSLRLRPSMRN; encoded by the exons ATGGCGACCAAGCGGCTGGCGCG GCGGCTTGGATTAATTAGGAGAAAGTCAGTTGCCCCAGCAAGTGGGAATCCAGGAAGAAGCAGATTCA AACAGGTGTATGACTACTTAATTGTCATTGATTTTGAGTCCACATGCTGGAAAGATGGGAAACAACACAGGAGTCCTGAAATAA TTGAATTTCCAGCAGTTTTATTGAGTACGGCAACTGGAGAGATTGAATCTGAGTTCCATGCTTATGTTCAGCCTCAGGAGCATCCAGTTCTTTCTGAATTTTGCACAGAACTGACAGGGATAAAGCAG GTTCAAGTTGATGAAGGAGTCCCTCTGAAGATTTGCTTATCTCAGTTCTGTAAATGGATTCAAAAGATTcagcagcagaagaaaatcatttttgCTCCTGGGGATTCGGAGCCTTCTCCTTCTGAAGTAAAATTGTGTGCTTTTGTTACCTGGTCAG ACTGGGACTTGGGGGTTTGCCTAGAATATGAGTGTAGAAGAAAGCAGCTGCTAAAACCCAGGTTCCTGAATTCTTGGATTGATCTCAGAGCAACTTATAAG cTTTTTTATAAGCGAAAACCCAAAGGACTAAATGGTGCGTTGCAGGAAGTGGGAATAGAATTTTCAGGACGAGAACATTCTG GCTTAGATGATTCTCGGAACACTGCTCTTCTTGCTTGGAAAATGATCAGGGATGGTTGCCTAATGAAAATTACCAGGTCCTTGAACAAG GACCAGTTACAGCTAAAGACCAAATCAGGTCTTCACAATATCAAATGTGGCTTAACTTCTTCCACTTCTAAGCCCTCGACCTCTGTGAAACAACTGTGTTCTCCCACCTTGAATCCACCTCTCTTTATGCAGAAGCAAAGAATAAGTGAACAGTTTGCACCGAATGACACTTCAAGGTCCTCGGCACTTAACTCCAACTTGGTACTTGTGTCTACGACCATTCCATCTGTTAATGTTGTTTCTGATGAAGAAGTGGGTTCTACTGTTGACTGTTTACCTATGTTGACTGAGTGGGAAGATGTAGTTTTACTGCCAGCATCTCAGGCTGAACAAGATAAAGATTGTGTGCCTCATGTTAGTAACACAAATGTAGAGACTTCATTTAATTCTGGAGAGAGATCAATAGTTTTAGAAGAACCAGAAACCCTTAGTTATGAAAACTTTGATGATCTCAAGGAAACTCCTCAAAACTTTGAGACACCTAAATCTATTGTGTATAAGAGTCCTCACAGTACTGTCTATAATGTAAAAGAAGCCAAACATCCAAGTTCAGATGCTTCTGCTTTTAAATTGCCCAAATGCAAACCATTTACCATCAACAGTCTTAATGCCAATGCCTCACATCCTTCGGTTTTGAGGAAACAACCTCTTCTTTTAGGTGGTACTAAAAGGAATTCATCTAGTCCCCCAGCTTTCCCACGAGCCAAAAAGCAGACCTTCAGTATTCATGATGAAAAGTCTGCATCATCTACATGCTCCCCAGGAACTTCTTCCCGGAAAGTTCTTTCCTCTGTATTGACATCCACAGTTAACCTACAAGAGCCTTGGGAGAGCGGGAAGATGACACCTCCCTTATGCAAGTGTGGCAGAAGGTCTAAGCGGCTTGTTGTTTCCAATAATGGGCCAAACCATGGGAAAGCCTTCTACTGTTGCCCTGTTGGGAAGTTCCAAGAAGACAAAAAATGTTGCAGTTATTTTAAATGGGAACAAACACTTCAAAAGGAAAGAGCCAATAGCAGAGCTCTGTCTTGTTCCTCAGGACTCACTTTCAGCTCTCCAGAAACAAGTCATATTCATGATAGAAATTTAAGTTTTCCTATTAAAAATTCTTTACGACTCAGACCTTCAATGAGAAATTGA